CATTTAGAGTTTGGTTGGCTGAATAATGTCTTTATAAAAAGGTATTTTCTTTAGAGTATTATTGACTagagtttgtttttttttgcagggTCCTATAGTGCCGTGTTCTCACGCCATGTTGGCCAAGTGGATTCCACCCAACGAGAGGAGTAGAATGGGAGCCGCTGTATACGCTGGTAAGTCACATCAATCTAGATAATccacaataaatattaaagaaaGTGAGCCAAATATTTAGGCAAAAcgtaataggtaaataaaattagTACAGCGTATTTTGGTCATGTGCTTGAAATCAGGACATGCCAATTAccaacttttttcgttttttcctCGATATTCTTATAAACAGAATGATCAATTTAAACACATCCTCTTAGCACATCCGACAATCTGTCGTCAGCTCAAGAATAGTGTTGATATATGATGTGTTGTTTGACGGTTGACGATAATAGCTCATAGTGATAagcttaatttttttgaataattataatatacattGAACACGACAATAGGTAAAGGTAATCGTCTAGGATAAGAATAAAAACTTTTAATATGCCAACAGAATGTTTCTAAAATTGGGAATGTTTCCATTTTGAAAGATCCTTTTGtaaattttacaattataaatcGCTTTCATATTGTGACTCACGCGATTTTGATGTTGTCTCCAGGAGCACAATTCGGCACGGTCATCTCAATGCCGCTATCCGGTCTCCTGTCAGAATACGGCTTCTCTGGCGGCTGGCCGTCCATCTTCTACGTGTTCGGTCTCGTGGGCACTGCGTGGTCACTGGCCTTCTTGTTCCTGGTGTCTGAAGATCCGGAGCACTGTCCCAAGATTAAGGAGGCTGAGAAGAAGTATATTCTTAGTTCGCTGTGGGGCGCTGCTGGGTCTAGCGTGAGTATTGCAATTTATTACTTCGGTATCTTTCTTGGGGCATTACCTACTTGTAGAACCGATTGCCGTTGAATCAGAAAAATCACGACCGCGAAACGGAAGGCGCGCCCAAAAAGGTGGATTGATGATATCATCCAGAGAAATGGTTAAGATTGCGGAGAACCATTGCAATTAACGCTCGACTGGCGGTCGTGGAAATCCTCGGGGAGGTCTATGCCCAGCACTGAGCatctttttaggattccgtacccaaagggtaaaacgggaccctattactaagactccgctgtccgtccgtctgtcaccaggctgtatctcacgaaccgtgatagttgaaattttcacagatgatgtatttctgttgccgctatatataataacaaatactaaaaagaacggaaccctcggtgggcgagtccgactcgcacttgtccggttttttactgatattatgatgataatgagGTTACCATTCGGCCGAAGATGGGTGTTAAGGCCAGCAATACAGATCAGtcttttgaaaatgatgacaacAATGTCTATAAAactgttaaaatatatatttttcatttttcagtCACCACCGATCCCGTGGAGCAAGATCCTGCTGTCCATGCCGTTCTGGGCGATCATGCTGGCGCATATGGGCCAGAACTACGGCTACGAGACCCTGATGACGGAGCTGCCCACCTTCATGCGGCAAGTGCTGCACTTCTCCATCAAGGATGTACGTATtaccagggccgtcttaaactatgctggggcccttgggcacataagaatttggggcccttttggaaagtaaaaaagcgaattaataatatgatcttctatttattatgagtaatcaaatacttatactgttactgtctgtccttcgggacCCCCTGAGGACATCCTAATCATTCACTCGTTAAGTGTTATAATTGCTACGAGGAGTGGCCTAGTTTGTACAGGAGACAACAGTAACACAGCTTATTAGCTATGCTAACGAAATAAGAATGTCCTCATCCACCCACTTGGCATACCTTTCAAAAACAATGAAGACAAACTTATATACCTAACAGTGAATTTTAAAATAGGAACAATAACTATATCAAAAACTGCAATCACACTACGAGCTCAACTCAATTATTCAATTGACCGGGGCTGAACCTACGGCCCCGTGTCAAACGTTTATTGTCACGATTGTCTCTAAACCGATGTACTGACGAGTATATTAGATAATTTTAACGAATTTAGATCAGACTGCCAAATGAAAAGTGCTACAGCTTGACAAATTGAATCAATTGAGCCATAAATCTCCGCCGTACCAGGGTCGCGTTTCATCAAAGGTTTGTTAAAATCGAATTAGGTagtttgtatgtaggtacttacaagaTTTATGGgtctttattttataaacttacgtattttatttctaatttttgaatgattcatggttagtttcactagacttatatcgaccgggatatatgaaccgtgattaccttttgtattgttttcgagctcgcgatatttcgacgcagttatacctacatatgcatcttgttcacgggtaactgatgaTAGCGGGCGGGTGTCAAAGTTGTGTAGACCGCGCTCGGCCTACCCTCTTTCGTGCACGTCGGCTGCGTTCGCTTTCAACGTTAGCACCGAACACGGTCACACTCGTTGGTCTGGTCGCGTTCACACTCGTTGATaccccggtcgatataagtttaTCTGTATTTGCAGAACGGCTTCGTATCAGCCCTCCCGTACCTGTGCATGTGGCTGTTCTCAATGTTCATCTCCGTGGTGGCCGACTGGATGTTGTCCAGCGGACGCTTCAACCACACGCAAGTCAGGAAGATTATCAACAGTATTGGTGAGTTGATATACTTATATAGTTACGAATGTCGTGTAAACATAATAAACTCCTGCTTGAACAGGCTTACAGATGCTttatcacaattatattatattaggtaggtttATTTAGGTATCTATAATCACTGTATCGGCCATTGCCTGAGAAAAATCGCATTAGATACAGCTCATCAGCTCTCTAGCAATCTTACTTTGCTGCTAGAAAAGTCGCTTTTTCCGCCTTCTCCTTGCTTTTCGAGGGTGGTCCTTCTACGCTAACTCTTGGTAGCGACAATGAATACTTGACGTAGAACTTGGCGTAAGTTAGGTATATGGTCTGTGGCAGAGAATAAATGACGGCTTTTATTCCGACAAGAGCTGGGCTCCAAGTTTATTATGTTGTCTCACATACGTATACCTACTGATACTGATGCATAATATACCAATTTTCTACTCTTCTCCAGGTGAATACGGCCCCGCCATCGGCCTCTTCATCGCCGCAAACACAGGCTGCGACAAGTCCGCCACCGTCGCCATCCTGGCCATCGGTGTCGGTCTCAACGGTGGTATCTACTCTGGATTCAAGGTAACTTATTACTTTCTTGCACATCAGATTCGGGCTGAAGGGTTCTTGAATGGTGATAGGAGAACGCAGTCGGAGAAGATATCCGAATCCGATATGGTGCGTTagcgatcttgttaaggtcgcaaGGAGCTGTAAGATGAGGGTAGCGAGCGACCGGTCGTGTAGAACCTTGGCTGAACTAAAGATGGTCACAGAACAATTTTATCTCACATTCGGAAAAACGTTAACTGTAGTGTAGGTCGAAAACACTTGCTGTCTGTATTAAAACTGAAGATCTCAAGTCTAAACAGTTGGACAACAATTACTATAGCGTAACTTGCACTGTGTTTAACGTCTTTCTATTTCTATATTTAATGACTAACCCACACAGTGAATATAATATTTACTCGAACTTATATTAAGGTGATGTGATTCCAATACATTATATACGTAATCCTACTTCTGATGTTCCCAGGTGAACCACTTGGACATCTCGCCGCGCTTCGCCGGCATCCTGATGGCGTTCACCAATTGTCTCGCCAACTTGACGGGTCTATTGGCGCCCATTGTCGCTGGATACATCATTGAGGGCAACGTAAGTATAGACTAATAGGTATCTTAAACTTTTTCTTAATTTCTGCGAAGTGTTGTACGCGTGTGAGTAAGGAAGATTAACAGATGACGCTGCAATCTTTAAAAAaagacatttatttatatagttaAACCAAATCCACAGTAACATAAAACCATTAGACTACAGACTTTTGTTTTGTATAGTGATTACGTTTGACACTAAACTAAAGA
The genomic region above belongs to Cydia splendana chromosome 13, ilCydSple1.2, whole genome shotgun sequence and contains:
- the LOC134796362 gene encoding putative inorganic phosphate cotransporter isoform X1, with protein sequence MGLKPEDDKRPSKLAIMDDVSDTPRGFGTRHFVTFMLFLGMANAYVMRTNMSVAIVAMVNHTALPTTHEATDDECGVDTRNSTVTLQDGSFVWTSTLQGYILSSFFYGYVITQIPFGILSKRFGARCFLGVGMLINSVFGLLVPIAAEKGYQWLILVRFIQGLGEGPIVPCSHAMLAKWIPPNERSRMGAAVYAGAQFGTVISMPLSGLLSEYGFSGGWPSIFYVFGLVGTAWSLAFLFLVSEDPEHCPKIKEAEKKYILSSLWGAAGSSSPPIPWSKILLSMPFWAIMLAHMGQNYGYETLMTELPTFMRQVLHFSIKDNGFVSALPYLCMWLFSMFISVVADWMLSSGRFNHTQVRKIINSIGEYGPAIGLFIAANTGCDKSATVAILAIGVGLNGGIYSGFKVNHLDISPRFAGILMAFTNCLANLTGLLAPIVAGYIIEGNPSQAQWRKVFYIAGGIYIFAATFYNVFGSGRRQEWDNPAEDAALAQKAADKKQAKQDKKMAKDSSEAETAQ
- the LOC134796362 gene encoding putative inorganic phosphate cotransporter isoform X2; this translates as MVSRSGHVLVWEQAGLEDQRPKKQSGFGTRHFVTFMLFLGMANAYVMRTNMSVAIVAMVNHTALPTTHEATDDECGVDTRNSTVTLQDGSFVWTSTLQGYILSSFFYGYVITQIPFGILSKRFGARCFLGVGMLINSVFGLLVPIAAEKGYQWLILVRFIQGLGEGPIVPCSHAMLAKWIPPNERSRMGAAVYAGAQFGTVISMPLSGLLSEYGFSGGWPSIFYVFGLVGTAWSLAFLFLVSEDPEHCPKIKEAEKKYILSSLWGAAGSSSPPIPWSKILLSMPFWAIMLAHMGQNYGYETLMTELPTFMRQVLHFSIKDNGFVSALPYLCMWLFSMFISVVADWMLSSGRFNHTQVRKIINSIGEYGPAIGLFIAANTGCDKSATVAILAIGVGLNGGIYSGFKVNHLDISPRFAGILMAFTNCLANLTGLLAPIVAGYIIEGNPSQAQWRKVFYIAGGIYIFAATFYNVFGSGRRQEWDNPAEDAALAQKAADKKQAKQDKKMAKDSSEAETAQ